TTCTTATTATATGTATACTTGTCTCATTTAAGAGTAAATCTTCAGTCACTTGTGCTCTCAAGTGCTGTTAGCGTGAACTGTGTCTGTAATCAcccaaataaaaacatatagaAGCACGCTATAGTATTTGAAACAGGAACAGTTCTATTTGGAGTAATTTCAAAGTGTAAAATGCAATCAAAACTACTGTAgtgatgaaatattaaaatgttgtcTTTTCTATACTGTTTCTGTATAGGTACTCTCTACCTGTGGATGTTCTGGCCCAGCTTTAACTCTGCCATCACAGCTCACGGAGACGATCAGCATCGTACAGCACTGAACACCTACTACTCCCTGGCAGCCTGCACTCTGTCTACTTATGCCATGTCTGCCCTCACGGCTCATGATGGCAAACTGGACATGGTGAGGATACAAAATTATAATTTATTAATTGAATTGTAGCTTCCAAAAGCAATTCACCTTAACTCTTTACCACTTGAAAGCCTAATAGGAGTATCCCTTGAAGCTTATTTCTAAACCGTCATATTTCAGGCCTCTTTGTGGAACAAAATGACTGAGTTTGCATCAGAAGTTAGTCGGGGGGGTCTCTGCCTATGCAGCTACCCTTGGTAAAACCCAGAAAGCAGTCTGGTGGACATCAAACCACATTTTTATTGATCCATACTGAGGTGTAAAACTTATTATAATGGGTTTAGGGGAGGTTGTCAAATGTTTTCTTATGGGGTAAAGATTTAAGAATAAaagatataatttaaaaaattattcacATCTGTAGAAGTCAGAAGGAGTGCACAGTCAGTATTAACACAGTGAAGGCAGGGTGGGGTCAAGAACTAGGTTTTTTCCTCCTGTCAGCAATGTGAAAGTCAGCTGATCCAGGTCACGACAGAGTCACTTCTGATAAAAACTGACAAACATGTCAGCTGACGGTAcactcccccccaaaaaatgacACTGTCACTCAGTCACATGTGCTTGTTGTCAAGCCCGTCTGTTAACAGTAAGAAGTCAAGACGAGACATTCCTGTGCTGATTTGAATCAAACCGAAGAGGGAAATATAAACAGCTCATAAAATTGACAAAGGAGACAGACGTGCCACACAACCTGCTGATAGTAAAGACAAACCAATCATCAGAAGGAATCAGCTTATCTCTAATATCTTCCACCTATTTGCTAGCACGTGGCGCAAAACCAGCATGCTACAGAAAGATTAATTATCTTACAGTTCTTGGTGCTCGCATCTGACGGTCTCATctgttcatttattattttgtagaTCTCCTCTACAGACATGCAAATACATACAGTCTACAGAACTGTAGTTGCTGAAAGCAAGATAATAAAGCATGCTTTTcatgaaaagagagaaaaacggGATTATTTAAGTCATATTTGTGGTACATTATGAGGaccagaggtggcaaaagtacagactttCTCTACCTAAGTAGAAATACAGATACCTGGGTTAAAAAATACGCCAATAAAAGTTGAAGTATTGAAGCAActtaagtaaaagtgaaaaagtacaggctctgaaatgtactcaaaataagaaatttaaaagtaaaaaaacaactttcagCTACAAAGGTAACTGAATACATAAATTAGTCAAATTTTAAAGTTGAAAGTCCAAAATTAATGTGTTATATAAATCTAACGGAGTGATTACAGGATTTGCTGTGTAATTTTAAAGATGCATCATTAAAAATCCTTCTGTCACTATTTTAGGTCCACATTCAAAACGCTGCCTTGGCCGGTGGAGTGGCAGCAGGAACAGCTGGAGAAATGATGCTGACGCCTTTTGGCTCCATGATTGTCGGTTTCTTGGCTGGTATCATCTCTGTTCTGGGCTACAAGTACCTCTCAGTAAGGATGATTCAGTTTTCATGTTTAATAAATCAGACAATGAACTGTGATGTACTTGTGGAAGGGAAAGGAACAAAAAGAGGTTGCTAAAACATACAATTTCGGCTAATCTTTCAAAAATATGTATGTGCTAATTTATGTTTTCAAGTTATTAAAACGTGGGGttaaaaaacactaaaattaattcatttttactgaAAATATTATTAACTTGAATGGGCTGTGAATACATGATGTTGTTTAGCACTAGTTTCATccacaaaacaaacactgccACATAATCctctcattttgttttctctccatCAGCCCATCCTGGAGAGCAAGCTGAAGATCCAAGACACCTGTGGGATTCACAACCTGCACGGTATGCCCGGTGTTATGGGCGCTATTGTGGGAGCCGTCACTGCTTCTCTGGCTACCATAGAGATTTATGGCAATGggtaaacatttctttttgtatttgtttgaaaaaataaaaaggtgtAAGATCAAATATCATGTTGAccttttccccccaaaaaacattgTAATGAAAGGTTAAGGGAGAGCATAATTTTgaaagaacaaatacaaaaaaatatgtaCTTTAGCATATGGTCTAAGTTATGAACTGTCAAGACCAGGACAtaaaagaacattaaaaatattcGATTTAAAGGGTTgcatataaaaaatgtaaatcatTCTTTTGATGATTTACAAATCAGAAATTATCAGGCAGAAAACTTTAGGCTTTCTTCAACCTGCTCCTTTCATTGTTGGGGATTGCAATGGGATGGAAATATGTTGGATGTGGAGGTGTGCAATTTTGAGAGTGAAAAATCCATCCAGCCCTTCCGTAAATTAAATTTGAGCTTACTCTATGTTTTTCCTCTGTGCATATTTCAGTATGGAAGAAGTGTTCCCTGACGTGGCAGATAATAAGAGAACCGCATCTTACCAAGGTGCAATTCAGGCCATCTCCCTTGCTGTCACTCTAGGCTTTGCCCTGGTGGGAGGGCTTCTTGTTGGTAGGTTCACACCCgcctttactttttttaattccTTGGATTTAACACACTGTTAACATGCGTGATATGAAACATGAAGTACAGTTTAACTTAGTGGACTTTTGTGACCTGTGAGTTACCAGATCAGTAAAAAGCAAAGAATATTATGTAAATGATATCTCAAGATTTATAATTCAGCGGTCAGCAGTGCTGttcaaacaaataaaatcttGTAAATTTAGAAACCCAAAGCCTTGCTTTCAACTTATGTCTTTAAAACTTATTGAAaatcttcatttaaaaaaaaaagattaattacAAATAATCCTTTGTTTAGGTTTCATTATGAAGCTTCCCATCTTTGGAGCTCCTTCTGACGCCTCGTGTTTTGAGGACAGCATCTACTGGGAAGTAAGTTCAAAGAAACTTTTAGACACTTCTAAACTCTGTATTTGTCCACAGCCAAAGAAACACTGCAACTATACTGTAGGCTATGTGGAGTTTAAGATTCAGACTTCCCTGCTGTAAAACAGAGCAGTGCCTAATTTTGCCACAAGATGGGAGTGTTTCACCAACAATCAGATGTCAAAGACTGTCATACGGCTCATAGCTAGTAAAGCTGTTGAACCACCAGGTGGAGCAAATTCAACACTACAATTTATGATCAGCCTGGTTTATTACACAGAATCTGATCACTTTGGGCTGACGTCATTTAGATTTTTGTTGCCCTTGGTGCTTTTGAGTTTGTGTTTATGAATGTTTGAATGACCACACGtttaaaagaaatacatttgtCCCATTTTTGCAATCCGTCTGACATTTAGATACATTGAACCAGTAGACAATTAATACCATTAAACCAAGAACCAGCTACTAATGAGTGCCTTGAAATGTGACATAGTGGAAAATGGAAGGATGTTTGAGACCAGTTGATATCGGAAGTCTGGGAACTCAATTATCTCCTGGTATCTGTCAGGTACCTGGGGACGAGGGAAGTCACGAGGGCCAGTTGACCACTGTGAAGACAGAAGAGTTCGCAAAGCCAGAGGAGACTGAGAAGCTCAACTAGacacaaaaagacagaaagacagaaccAGGCACACACACTGTGAGATTATAGCAACCTAGACCCTTCTAAGAAAATATATAAAGCTACCTATATTGTactaatgtaaatgtaaatttgccACAATgtgctgttacatttttattcacaTCTTTGCtttccaaaatgaaaaaatccctaaagaactaaaactaaaaagaacATAAGTGTCCATTTAATATGTTCTGGACAGTTTCAACCACTAGATGTCGATCTAGAGCTCCATCACTCTGTGCTACTGGCCTGCAGAAAGGCTGCATTTCCAAATGAGGTGTCCATTTGATGAAAGGTGCTTTGTAATTGTTTCCTAAAGCAACGTATtgttacaaaataaaagttttacagACAGTTCAAACCAAAGACAGGCATCTAATAAAAAATACCTTCAGAACATTACATATTACAAATGTTATTCTTCAACcaatatgttgtttttttctagttATGTACATCTATTTGGTTAGTATAAcagacattttaacatttaggAGACTGACCTAAGGAAGGTTACATCTGAAGTTAAATAATTTTGAAAGACAATATTGTAATatttttggcaaaataaatatttcaaatgtGCATTGTGTTTCATTTACTACTTATGACTAAGTGGGTCTGCTTTTTTGTTAATGGGGTCAAAAACAAtaggaataaaaacaaatgacatTCAGTTATTGATCATCATAATCAAAAATTGGACATCAGAATGAAACATAGAAAAGTCTGGCTCTCTGTTATAAGATTTAGTAATTTTATAGAATATGGTAAGAAGGCAAGGAGCTATGTAATCAAGTCTCTGCTTATTATGATGAAGGCCAGTCATCATTAGTTCTTTTGTCTTGAAGGCTTAATGACTGCGTAGCAATAATGACAGAATGGGTTAATGCTTTCAATTCATATGGGATTTGTCTCTCACAAGTAATTTACACAGTTTCTCTTTCAAGGATGAAACAACCAAAGAAAGCAGGTGTCCTCACAAGAAATGGTCTCCTCAGTGCCAATGCCACTAAAGAAGTACAGAAGCGctatcaaaaacaaaacatgtgtgcacactttgttttattgttggcAGCTACAAAGACTTGACAGGATTTGCATCGTGATGAAGAACTTTTAAAAAAGGACACATACTGTAATAACTTATTCCCTTGCATCAGCCCCCAGTCAGTAGAATCAGTTATCAATTGCGATCCAGTTTTGTCCATTGAGATGACTGTCCATAAATATAATCATGGTATATCATAAAAAACAGAGTTCTCCTTATTTATAtggtttttaaatcagattttaAATATTGTCTTGTGACTATCAAACTTTTTCTACAGTGCCTAAAATATACTTGTacacttctttgtttccttttctaGAATGCAATGAGGAACTCTTGTACCTAATGCAGCGTGTCTTTTCACAATGCATATATACAAAAATAGCAACCTTATATTTGCTGTGCAGGACTGATTGATGGTAACCACACACAGGTTTATTACAAATAATGGAAAGAAGAATACAAACAGAGGCTACAATGGCTTTTTTCTACCTTCTTTTTATGCATCAATACATTTAAGAGACGCTAGTATGGATGTTCCAGCAGTATACCACTTTACCTGATTTTATTCCAACAAGTTAGAACATTACAAGTAAAACTCTGGAAGGGTGGGACATAACAACACAGAACAACATGCTTTCTATCATGCTTTAGACAAGAAGCAACATAGCTAACTGGCCACCTCCAGTCCAATGTTTGACCACATCCCAACTTCTTCCTTTGCTCCAATCATAATAACTATGCCCACTACAGTGgaacttttattttttggatATTGTTACATATTATATACCAtttcacaaaaaatatttaattctttttttatatatgtattttattttattgtattcttCAAACCGATAACTTTGCCAAGaacacttttgtttgtttaaacaagcaaaattcaatctataattttttttttctgatcagTCACATCATATTTCAGTTTGGATTATATACATGCATATAGTCCATGTCCCTGTTGTTTTCCTGCCACTGTATTTCATTAATCACCCTTCATATAAGGGGCCCCTTGCAGGCTGCAGGGGCCATGTTTTACCCCCCACCCGGTTTGGTGATGGTTTCCTTGGCGTGAACAGGCGCCACAGCCTTTTCCCAAGAACTAGAAGACAGGTGGACAGCTGTTTACTGAATAGGCGCTTATACTGAAGAGCTTAATTGAGCTTCATAGGGCTAATTAAAATGCAAGGAAAAATAATCATGATTATGGTAATTATTCTATTGTCTAATATGTCTTCTGGAGATGTGCTTCTTTGGCATCATACCTGCAATATGTTGAagacaatgacaaaaaaaaagtaaaaatcctTTGAGGTTGTCAAGCTTGTACAAAAGCTATCAttataatagaaaaaaatgGTGATACTAAATCTTTAGGGAGTtggtataaataaatatataataaatctAAATAAAGCCTGGACAGGAAAGGccatatttttccttttttgggaCATTTTAGAGTTAAGTCTTTGTCTTCTtcatttttataattattatgatgatggaattttttgttaaaattgtTAAATATATTAACATTTCCTGATAAGGcagaaaatataatttaaaaaatacatgatTTCTCACTTTTCACTATAACATCACATCCAAATTTCTACAAATAATATACTCTTGACCTTATAACTGTACTTCTCTACATGTGGTCACTGGGCAAGACACAGCATGGGAATGATGCTGATCAGTCCCCCAGGCAACGCGGGTCATCCTAAGCAGCTGTAGCCTCCTGTGGCCCTGCCTCCGGCTCGTATGTGATTGTTATCCTTAACACTGCTCTGGAGGTGAACATAATGGATTAATAGGCTCCCTCAGGATCTCCTGGTCCCCTGTGGGAGCCCTTAGTCTGCTTGCAGTCCTGTGGAGGCCATAATGGGGTAAGGCTTACACCGCTATATTGATCTGACACACTGACAGGATATCAGACCCTGATAAGATTTATAAGAAAATACATCATTTATGAAGGGATAGCATGAAATGGGGGCATTTATTTACCTGAAATGTTTAAGAAAATGTACCTCAAACCACAAATTATTCATTCATGAAATTCAAAGTGTTTTTTGGAAACAAGTAAGGCCATCAGAGTTTGATAATTTTATAATGTGGTATTTGGAATACATCCAGAAGTGTAGAGCAGTAAAAGTATAAAATCCTGTGTAGCtgaatgtaaatttaaaaaataaaataaatacaaaaatttgACAACAATTCAGGTTCAGGTTAACAGGTCAGCCGATAGCAGAAAAACAAAGGGATAGTTCAGGGTTATCTGATCCAGGCCTAACTataaggttgtttgtttttttaaaaagtaaagttttGAGTTTAATCTGAAAAATATAGAGGATATCTGTCTCTttaatccaaactgggagctggcgTCGCAGGAAATGGCCTAATAGCTGTAGGCTTTACCTCCCATTCTACGTTTAGAAATTCTCGGAATCATTGGGATAAGCAAGTTAAGCAGTACTTGCCTTGCTAACTCTAACGACAGACATAAATTAACATACCAGAGTAAATtgatttctctctccttttATCTCGGACAGGGCTATAATAAAGTTCATCCTTTAAAATACTGCCATCATGTGGCCACAGTCAGCTATTGTCACTGGAAAGTGCACGTGTTTCACGCTCATAAGAACTATCGCTCTCTCTGTGGTATGGGCGTGTCTGTCTCCTATTAACAATAATTGGAGCTGGGCAAGCTGATTGGCCAGTAGCATTTTTCTGGTTGAGTGTAGATGCACGTTGTGGATAAACCTCCAGTCTTCGACTGTAAATTGATGGGAGACAAGTGTGCAAGGCAAACTGCCTCTTGCTCAGCTTTCACTTCTCTGAGATCAGTGATGATCTGCACTTTGCGTGGAAACACAGCTAGCATTAGCAAATAAACGAGCTTCAGTGACTTATCATCGTAACAGATGAGTTTCGTTTTGCTAGCCACCTTGGCCATGAATGATAAGTGATGATGAATGATGAAGAGAAGCATGTATGGGAGAAGCGTATATCCCTGTCAGGCTTTATAGGGAACTTTTAGAACAACCTTATAATAATGAATTGCAATACTTCAGCCTAgcagtaatgaatgcatgaactagttctTTAGCATAACTCTGAGACActatgtttctaattttagcgATACCTACATTTGTTTGTAaacattgaaggacatatcatGAACAAAAATGACTCCAGGATTTCTCAGCGTTGCTGGAAGCCAAAGTAAATTTATCCAGAGTAAGTACCTGGTTAGACATCATGTTTCTAAGATATTTATGGCCAAGAACAAGAAGCTCAGTTTTGTCAGGAAATAGTGGGACCTCCAGGGCCTTTTGTCTTTAAGACAACCTTCAATTTAATTAATTGATTTTTGTCATCTGGGTTCATAGATAGACATTGCTGGACATCATCAGCAAACAATGAAAGTGTATGCATTGTTTTCTAATGATACTGTCTAatgaagcatgtataatgtaaaaacTATTGGTCCCAGTACAGAAACCTGTGGAACTCTGCAACTGTGAGTCTGTCAGATAGATATAATTCAAACCACTGTTGTGCATTTACTTTAATAACAATAGTGTATTTTAGTCTGTGTATTAAAATCAACAGTATTGAGCACTGTATTGAGGCCTAACACTACAAGCGCAGAGATGAGTCTCTTCATAGCCCGTAGTGCTTTCTCTGTTCCATGATGAATTCTGAATCCTGAGTGAAACGTAAAATCTAAAAGTGCAAAACTTCATGCACTTTGGTTACCTAACTTTTTAATTTACAGTGATAATCTTTTGATTGCATGATTATTCCATCTGCTTATGGCTTTTGCTGAGACCCTCAAAAGCAAACTTCTTGCTGCGATTTGCACTCACAAGTACAAATATAAACACTTTATAGGTACATTTAGAAGTGTACACTCATCAATGTTAATTTAACACACACTTATAATTTTGAAGTCATCCCCAAAGCCATATCAGCTCTCCAATCAGCACTTGTCAGCTGTGTGTATAATCACCACaccacagaaaacatttttgctTGAGCATTACTACTTAAAATCTTCGCAGGGGAAATGAAACCATAGGATGTAATGCAAAAACTAAACTTAAATGCACATTTGAGATTTATGTCTGTGATTGTGGTTTAGGTTCAGAAACAAAGCTGTTGTCGTAGCCTCCTTGTCACCATTCTGGAAAGAGCAGAGCCCCAGTAAGAGGTTGTGACTGATGCCAGCTAAGCAGGGTGATGATGGAGCAGCAGTGTCGGTGGGGGGGTGTTGACTAAATGCAGGAAGTAGTTCAGTTTGAGTGGGTTTTAGCCTCTTGACTGAGGGGAAATTGCCTTCAGTGTGCTTCACAAGTACATGGGAGTGCTTCACTTGAATTTCCTCCCTGAAAAATGGCTAGCTGTATGAATGCCAAATCAACAAAAGTAGAGGCAGTGTTCATTTCGTGCCCCTCAAATATGGGCCTCTTTTATAGCCTGTGGTCGACAAATCCTGCGTGTGAAAGCAGAGTGCAACCCGTCACACCTGGACCTCCCCTCAAGTCCAGCATGAGCAAATACTGATTTGAAGATATTCTCTCTTGAACAAAATTCAAGATTTGTTGAACTCATAATGCCTCAAATTACATACAAACATGGGTTAGAAATTCACACTGAATTTGTAGGGCACATGTAGCTATCTATCTCACCCTATCCCCGGGCATTTTGGAAATTAAGGGAAGTGTGTTTTAAAATTTTCTCAACCAAGATTAATATTTTAGCCATCATTAGCTTCAAAGACCTGATATATATGTTATAATCACTGTGTCACTGGCAGTGACACTGGCAACTTAATAGCAACTGATTCAAAAATAGAGGTGTTGCAAATTGTTAGGGATGCATTGTTTAGCACTATTTTGATACCGTTATCCTCTTGAAGTTTTTTAAGATTAAATTAACTGTATCAATTCAACACCATTTTATAGATATTAGAGTTGAAAGTGTTGCTAATGATTTAGAATGTAATTAAAGTAGGCATTCAAGTCATTTTAAAGCAAGCTtagatgaaaaaaagaaaaaatgttatcAAACATAAAAAGTGGTTGAAACCAAAGtttcttgttgttttaaaaCTAAGACCCAAGTGCTGGAATTAGACCCCCCCTAACATCAAGACCAAAATGCATCCAAGTCTTATCACAAATCCACAGAAACAGCAAGTCAATTTCTGCTACTGCTACTAAACAGCTTTCTCATGACCTCATTCCACAAGTCTCTATTACTTTGATTCTTTGAGGTCATTATATCATTGATGTGCCACTCTATAACTCATACTTCTCTTTATCCTTCCTCACGCTGCGTACTGGGCCTTTAATTCTCCCTTAGATAACTAAGTAAACTGAAACTTAAGACTTTTAGATAGAACAAAAAAGGCTTTTGCAATTAGGAAGATCTAAAGAATAACATTCATCCACTGGTTGAATGACCATTCTGACAGAGAAGGATCACATTTAGGGCAGAATGGGGCAGCCTCTAATCCCAGAGTTCCTGCGAGGTCCCCTGGCTTAGCACCCTGTGCACTAACAAGGCCTCCCACTGGACCCATTACAAGAGGAAAAACCAACAAAGGCAGTTATTACACACTCCTTATGAAAGACACCAGGGGTGAAGGGGGGGCAAGATGGACACCACTGGAACAAAAGCAGACTGACCAACCCCACCACTACAAACCTCCAACCCCCTCATGGGCCCTCTGCTCCAGATCAGCCACTTCCACCACACGCATCCCTCTGTGCTGCAGGCATTGTGGAGATGCGTGACACGAGGGGGTCGGCAGAGGTCGGGAGAGGTTGGGGGCTTCGTGGCCTTTTAATTGAGTGAGCCACCAAGGGAGCATGTGGCTCAGCATGGCCAGACCAGAGGCTAAGAGCAGCTATGAGGTCACGCTAGTTTAGCTGGAAGAGCAAAAAAagctcagagagagagatgacAATATGAATGAACAGCAGAGCCCATCACACCACCTCTCAGGTCTCTGgagtgtttttttctgcttttacagtatTGAGCTTAGTGTTAATTTGGGCCTTTATGAATCCAGATAGAAAACATGGTTAAATacatgtgcaggttttcagctgattgtatttatttatttttacctgcCCTTTCTAAATGAAATTCCTTTGTAAAGACTTTCTTGTTGAGACCTTAGCAATAACATCACCTTGTTGgataataaacattttattgtGCCTGACTTTTAACAACAAAGTAAAAAGCTAATATAAGTAAATAATGCTGACCTCAGGTCTTGGTCCAAAGTTAAGTTATGATGATGCTTGGTATTCAGCATTTAATCCTCAAAATTGgccacatgttaaaaaaaaaaacactgaatacCTGAATATAAAGAGCTTGAAACAGCTGGAAGAACAGCAGCCATCTGAATACTGGTGCACAGGATATACACAGTAGATgactggggaaaaaagtgtaattaagcaataaaacatatatatatatatatatagcataCAACAATATTGTTTCCATGTCCAAAGGGAACTTTTTGTATTTGGTTTCAGAAAAATGTTGTCTGATTGGAATGTTTAGATGTTTTAAGTTCTTACTGATAAGAGTGTGCCTGAAATATTAATCATCTATATGCTTAACCAAAAAGGAAATACTACGATACATCTGCCAATTAAACATGCTGGTTCATGAGAATTGAAG
The genomic region above belongs to Oreochromis niloticus isolate F11D_XX linkage group LG11, O_niloticus_UMD_NMBU, whole genome shotgun sequence and contains:
- the rhbg gene encoding ammonium transporter Rh type B, with amino-acid sequence MADANTNMRLKLPITCFILEIILIILFGVLVEYDEETDAKKWHHSNHSQYDNDFYYRYPSFQDVHVMIFIGFGFLMTFLQRYGFSSVGFNFLIAAFALQWATLMQGFFHGMHGGKIHVGVESMINADFCTGSVLISFGAVLGKTSPVQLLVMAVFEVTLFAVNEFILLSILGTKDAGGSMTIHTFGAYFGLMVTRVLYRPNLDKSKHKNSSVYHSDLFAMIGTLYLWMFWPSFNSAITAHGDDQHRTALNTYYSLAACTLSTYAMSALTAHDGKLDMVHIQNAALAGGVAAGTAGEMMLTPFGSMIVGFLAGIISVLGYKYLSPILESKLKIQDTCGIHNLHGMPGVMGAIVGAVTASLATIEIYGNGMEEVFPDVADNKRTASYQGAIQAISLAVTLGFALVGGLLVGFIMKLPIFGAPSDASCFEDSIYWEVPGDEGSHEGQLTTVKTEEFAKPEETEKLN